The sequence below is a genomic window from Halolamina litorea.
CCCTCATAACCACATCCCGGCGGCGGGATAAAGAGGGTTTCCTTTTCGACCCGGACCGAACGGTGGACCTTAAGTGTCGTCCGCCGGAACCCGAGCGTACACATGAGCACCGGGGTCAGTATCTCCTCGATGTCGTCGTACGCCATCCTCGGCTGCGGGAGCGTCGGCCACGCCGTCGCCGAGTCGCTCGACGCCGAGGGGAAGAACGTCCTCATCCTCGACAAGGACGAGGACCGCGTCGAGGCGCTGCGCGATCAGGACCTCAACGCGGTCGTGCAGGACATCGCCGGCCCCGGCGTCGTCGACGCCGTCGCCGACCGGGACGTGGTGCTGATCCTCGCCTCGGACGTCGAAGCCAACAAGGCCGCCGTCGAGGCGATCCGCGAGCGTGACGAGGACCAGTTCCTCGTCGTCCGCGCCTCCGACCCCGTGAGCGGCGACGAACTCCGCGAACTCGGTGCCGACGTGGTCATCAACCCCTCCGAGGTCATCGCCGACTCCGCGCTCCGGACGCTGGAGTCCGGCGAGATGGAGTACAAGGCGGGCCAACTCGCGGAGATCCTCCGCAACGCCGACGAGAGCCTCGCCATCCTGACCCACCACAACCCCGACCCCGACTCCATCGCCAGCGCGGTCGCGCTTCGGGCCATCGCCGAGAGCTACGACCTGGACGCCGACATCCTCTACGACGGCGACATCGGCCATCAGGAGAACCGCGCGTTCGTCAACCTGCTCGGGATCGAACTCACCGACCGCGAGGACGCGCCGCCGCTGGAGTCCTACGGCGCCCTCGCGCTGGTCGACCACATGAAGAGCGGCGAACTCGAGATCGACGCCGCCATCGACGTGTTCATCGACCACTACGAACCCGACGAGGAGCTCGACGCCTCGTTCGTCGACGTGCGTCCCAACGTCTCCTCCACGTCGACGATCCTGACGAAGTACATGCAGGAGTTCGACATCTCCCCGAGCGAGGAGGTGGCGACCGCGCTGCTCTACGGCATCCGCGCCGAGACCCTCGACTTCAAACGCGACACGACGCCGGCCGACCTCACCGCCGCGGCGTACCTCTACCCGTTCGCGGACCACGAGACCCTCGAACAGGTCGAGTCGCCGTCGATGTCCCCCGAGACCCTCGACGTGCTCGCCGAGGCGATCCAGAACCGCGAGGTACAGGGGAGCCACCTCGTCTCCAACGCGGGGTTCATCCGCGACCGCGACGCGCTGACCCAAGCGGCCTCCCACCTGCTCAACCTCGAGGGGATCACCACCACGGCCGTCTTCGGTATCGCCGAGGACACCATCTACCTCTCGGCGCGTTCGAAGGACATTCGGCTCAACATCGGCAAGGTGTTGCAGGACGCCTTCGGCGACATCGGCGAGGCTGCGGGCCACTCCACGCAGGCCAGCGTCGAGATCCCGCTGGGCGTCTTCGGCGGCATCGAGACCACCGAGGAGAACCGCGACACGCTGCTCACCCTTGCCGAGGAGGCGGTCCGGCGAAAGCTCTTCCGCGCGATGGGCGTCGAGGGCGAGAGCAACGGCTCGTAACCCCACCCCCCGTGCTGTGAGCTATCCCGGCTCCGACAACAGCTATCTCCTGGCGTAGCGACCTCTCAGATATGCAGACTACCCGTCGCGCAGCCCTCGGGTTCGGTATCGCTGCTCTGAGCTCGCTCGCCGGCTGTCTCGGCGCGCCACTCGACTCCTTCAGCGAAGCCAGCGAGTCGATCGACCGGGGGTTCACCCCCGCGGACGTCGACACCGTCACGGTCGTCAACGGCGTCGGCGACGTGACGGTCCGAGCCGAGGAGACCGACGCCGTTCGCGCCCGGGTGGAGAAGCGGGTCCGCGGTGACCGTGGCGCCCTCGACGACGTGCGGGTCCGTATCGACCTGAGTGACGGCGAACTCACCGTCGAGACGAGCAGCGATCGGTCCCCGGCACTCAGGCTCCGGAGCCCCACGACGACGGTCACGATCACCGTTCCCGACGACGACAGCGCCCCCGATATCGCCGGGGTGGTGACGCAGGTCGGCGATGTCTCGTTGTCCGGGACGCGGGGGAACACGCGGGTCCAGACGGAGGTCGGCGACGTCTCGGCGACGGCGGTCGAGGGCTACCTCACGCTCGAAACCGAGGTCGGCACGGTCACCGCAAGCGACTGTACCGGGCTCGACGCGGCCAC
It includes:
- a CDS encoding DHH family phosphoesterase, with translation MSTGVSISSMSSYAILGCGSVGHAVAESLDAEGKNVLILDKDEDRVEALRDQDLNAVVQDIAGPGVVDAVADRDVVLILASDVEANKAAVEAIRERDEDQFLVVRASDPVSGDELRELGADVVINPSEVIADSALRTLESGEMEYKAGQLAEILRNADESLAILTHHNPDPDSIASAVALRAIAESYDLDADILYDGDIGHQENRAFVNLLGIELTDREDAPPLESYGALALVDHMKSGELEIDAAIDVFIDHYEPDEELDASFVDVRPNVSSTSTILTKYMQEFDISPSEEVATALLYGIRAETLDFKRDTTPADLTAAAYLYPFADHETLEQVESPSMSPETLDVLAEAIQNREVQGSHLVSNAGFIRDRDALTQAASHLLNLEGITTTAVFGIAEDTIYLSARSKDIRLNIGKVLQDAFGDIGEAAGHSTQASVEIPLGVFGGIETTEENRDTLLTLAEEAVRRKLFRAMGVEGESNGS
- a CDS encoding DUF4097 family beta strand repeat-containing protein, whose protein sequence is MQTTRRAALGFGIAALSSLAGCLGAPLDSFSEASESIDRGFTPADVDTVTVVNGVGDVTVRAEETDAVRARVEKRVRGDRGALDDVRVRIDLSDGELTVETSSDRSPALRLRSPTTTVTITVPDDDSAPDIAGVVTQVGDVSLSGTRGNTRVQTEVGDVSATAVEGYLTLETEVGTVTASDCTGLDAATSEVGDVKVDLLALRGDVEVGTDVGDVVVGVADDLDLDVLAESDGGVDSDLELDDSTVSNGRVSGRLNAGGHRLHAYTDVGDVSLHVLDGGA